One Stenotrophomonas maltophilia R551-3 genomic window, CGCAGGTGGGCCGGATCATCCAGCGCGCCCTGCACCAGGAACAGGTTCTGCCCCGCACCCCCAGGGCCGTTGGCCTTGCCGAGCATCACGTGGTCCACCTGGCTGAGGTTGTTCTCCTTGGCCAGCACCGCCAGGCGCGCGGTCACGCCATCAGGGTTGTTGCCCAGCACCAGGCCGTGCTCGGCCTGCAGGCTGGCCACCTGGCCGCGGATCTGCTGGTACACAGGGTCGTTGGCGTGATCGGGGCGGTTGGCGGCCAGCTGCGTTTCGCGGCCATCGCGCTCCAGCGGCTCGTTCATCACCACCTTGGGCGTTTCAAGGCGGGTGCGGTAACTGTCCTCGGGGTGGAAGTGCGTGGCCTTCTCCGCGCGCTCCAGGCGCACGGCACGGGCGTCGTCCAGCGAGGCGATGATCCTCGGGTTGTGCTCACGCAGTGGGATGCTGCCTGGCACCTGCAGGTACCAGGCCTGCTCCTTTTCCGAATACATGTGGTACGAACTGCGCGAGCCGATGACATTGGGATCGCTGCTGGGCAGTGCCTCAGCCATGAGCGAGCCTTCGTACAGGCCCAGCCGGCCGACATAGCCGGTGGCGCTCCAGAAGGGCATGGCCAGGTACGCGCTGCCCAGCGTGTTGGCCGCGCGCTGGGTACCACCGACGTCGTTGTTGAGCATCTCCTTCCAGACTTCCTCGGCCTTGCCCTCTCCGCGTTCCTTGCGGGTGGCTTCCAGCAGCACACGCGGGGTCCAGCAGTTGGGGTCGAGGTGGTGGCGCTTGAAGGCTTCATCGTGCGCCTGCTGCACATCGCGGCCGGGCAGATTCAGGGCCAGATCGGGGCGCTTGGCCTCCATCCAGTGCTCGCGGCGTTCCAGGTCGCGGTGCAGCAGGGTCTGGCCGAAGGCCTCCCATTCGCGCTCGGTCAGGTTGCGGTTCTGCAGGGCCGGGTTGCGGTCGTGCTGGTCACGGGCCTGCGACTGCGCGTAGGCGTTGGCTACCTGGCCCGGCAGGTTGTCGTTGCGCACCACGCCCAGGGCCAGCAGACCGTAGCCATCGGAATGTTCCTTGTGCGCCAGGTAGCTCCAGTAGCGCTCGCGGTTTCCGCTGTCTGCGTATTCCCTGAGGATCTCCAGATCCTTGCGGGTCAATTCACCCATGTGTCGTTCCTCCTGAACCCTGGTCGGTTACCGCAGCTTGTAGCGGGCCAGCAGGACGCGCGTGGCGTCCTCCACGGCCTTCCAGTCCTTGAGCAGCACGCGCGGGTAGATCGCGCGCACCGACAGCCCATCCTGCGGGTCGGTGAAGGTATGCGTGCAGGTGGCCACCGGCACATCGGGGTCATCCACCAGCGTGGTGCCCTGCACGGTCAGCCCCTCGCGCCCATCCTGCGGCGGATTGCAGGTGATGAAGGTGGCCAGCGCGCCCTGTGTGTCGCGGGCGATGTACCACTCCTGGTCGGTTTCGGGCGTGCGCACCGGCGGCGTGCCGCGCTGCGCGGCATACGCCTCGGAAAACCGCGTCATGCGGGCTTCGTCGATGGCGTACGGGGTGAGCCCGAAGTGCGGCGTACCGGCGTTGCGCAGGTCCAGCCGGCGGCGCGGGTCGTCACGGTTGATCGAGCCGTCCTCGGTGGTCGCTTCGGTACTGGTCTTGCGCGGCAGCAGCTCGGCGATGGGGAGGGCGTCGATGTAATCCAGCGACAGGCTGATGGCGCGGTGGTGGTCGGACATGCTGCGCGAGGCGCGCGTGCCCGGCGGTGCCGCCTGCAGGTCGGGCCACAGGAGGGTGAGGCCGATGCCGCCGCCCACCGCCGGACCCATCTGGTCGTCGTACAGGTTGGCGGGGAAGGCGTAGCGGTGTGGGCCCAGCGTGGCTTCCACGGGGGCGGTGGTGTAGGTGTAGCCGTCCACGGTGTGGGACTGTGCGGTGTCGGTCATGGGGGTCTCCCGGTGCTCCGGTTCCTTGGAGGGGGCCTTGCTGCAGGCCGTGCTGCTTGCCAAGGCGATGGCCAGGGCCAACCAGCGGCCCGGCGGTGGCAGGTTCATGCGGCCGTTCCTTGAGGTGTACGAGGCACTATAGGACAGGTTCTGCGGCGTATTCCACAGAGCCGGTCACGCTCCATATCTGCATCCGGTGCCTCAGCGTTCGCTGGTTCACACATTCAGCATGCCTCCACTACGGGCTCCGTGCTTCTCCACCTGCCCGCCATCCCACCTATGCCATCATCCGCTCAGGACCGCAGCACCCATCAAGGCTGAACAGGCATGGAGCAGGCAACACGCTACACGGCAACGCTGTACCTGGCCGCCCCCGGTACCCCACTTAAGAGTGGGGGCATCTCACCGCGCGGCCACATGTACCTGCAGGTAGCCGCGGGCGGCGAGGCCCACAGTTACGGCTTCGCACCGCCGCGCCAGGCGCCGGGCGAAACCCGCACCGACGTGCAGTACGCGCAGGTGCGCCACGACGATGCCGACGAGCATCTGGACCCGTATTACAGCCGCACCCTGGAAATCACCGAGGAGCATTACGGCTGCCTGCGTGATTTCGCCGAGGAACCGGCAGAGTTCGAATTCGATGTTGATCGCCCGGCCACCATCAACCGTTGCAGCGATTTCGTCTGGGCGGCGCTGCACTACGCCGGCCTGCATCCGCTGCCGGCGCCGCTGGACGGCGGCAGCAATCTGGGCGAGTTCGCGGTGTTGTTCAACCTGCCGGAAATCCAGTGCATTGCCGCGCCGTTCCCGGGCAGCGATCTGAATGCCGAAACCCACCATGCGATGCCCGAGCGCGAGGCCGAACACCATCGCCAGGGCGACCGCGCCAGCGATGAGCCGCCGCCGACGCCGATTGAAGTGGCCGGCACGCTGCTGGACCCCTCGCATCCGGACCATCGCCTGTTCGCGCAGCTGATTCAGAAAGTAGCCGAGCTGGACGCCGCGCATGGCCGCCCGTTCGATGCGGCCAGCCAGCGCATCAGTGCCAGCCTGCTGGTGCTGGCCAAGCAGAACAATCTTTCGCGGGTGGACCACGTGCTGCTCAGCCAGCCGACCAAAAGCAGCCATGCCGCCGAGAGCATCTTCATCGTGCAGGGCGATCGCAACGACCCGGGGCACCGCCGCGCCAGCATCGCCACCGAGGTGGCGGCCAAGACCGATGTGGCCGATTCGCTGCGCTTGAAAGAGCAGTAATCCGCGCGCCTGCCATACGCGCACAGACGCACGCCACGCCCCCCACCTGCTACCATTCCCCCGCTACCCAGCCAGCCCACCCCGCGCAGACAGATGCAGGTCGGGCCGTCGTAGAACGGCCCAGCGAGCCAGGACACCCTCCCGTGCCCATTCAAGGACGCTCGCATGTTCCGTAATCCTCTCTTCCGCTCGGCCGCCCTGGCCGTTGCCGTTTCGCTCAGCCTCGGCGTGCCCTCCGCGTTCGCCGACAACGCCCCCACCGCCAGTGCCACCGCCGCCGTGCAGCGCCAGGCTGTGGCCAAGGGGCTGTACGAGCTGGCCTACAGCCCGAAGCAGAATGCCGTCTTCGTGGCCTCGTCCGGTGGCTTCGGCGATGACGCCGGCCCGGCCCAGGTGCTGCGCCTGAACCCGACCACGCTGGCCGTGGAAACCCGCATCCCGCTGGAGCGCAAGGCGTTCGGCGTGGTGCTGGATGACACCCAAAACCGCCTGTACGTGGGCAACACCGTGGACCTGTCGGTGACGGTGGTCGACACCGCGCAGAACAAGGCCGTCGGCACCATCCAGCTGATGGAGAAGAAGACCGGCAAGGATGGCAAGGCCGCCTACACCCACGACCTGCGCGAGCTGGTGGTCGACAGCGCCGCCAACCGCCTGTACTTGACCGGCCACAGCAGCCAGCCGGACGTGAGCAGCGTGCTGTTCGTGATCGATACCACCACGCTGAAGGTGGTCAACACCATCGACGGCCTGGGCTATGCGAAGGCGCCGGGCCTGGCGCTGGATGCGGCCAACAAGCGCGTCTACACCAGCAACCTGCTGGCCGACCTGGTGGTGGTGGGCACCGATTCGAACAAGGTGGTGGCACAGCACAAGATCGCCGCCGAGCAGCCGATGAACATCGCTCTGGATCCGGCAGGCAAGCGCCTGTTCGTGACCGACCAGGGCTCGGAATTCCTGCGTGGCTACCAGACCAAGAGCAGCGGCCTGGTCAGCAAGCATCCGGGCCAGCGCGTGCTGGTGCTCGATCGCAGCACCGGCAAGGAACTGGCCAGCATCCCGACCGATGCCGGTCCGCTGGGCATCCTGCTGGATGCACCGCGCAAGCGCCTGTACGTGACCAACCGCGAAGCGGGCACGGTGACCGCCTACAACAGTGACAGCTACCAGAAGGTGGCCACCTACACCGTGCCGACCCACCCGAACAGCCTGGCGCTGGATGCGAAGAACAACGTGTTGTTCGTGAGCATCAAGAACGGCGAGAAGGACGACAAGGGCGCTGACGAGAGCGTGGCGCGGATTCAGCTGTAATGCGATGACGCCGGGCCACGCCCGCCGACGTGCCGCGTGAAGAAGGCAGGGTGCAGACCCTGCCTTTTTCTTTGCCCGGTTGCAGTGCCGGAGGCCGCCCGCTAGGGTTGAAGCCCATGGCAGGGAGCCAAAGGGTCTGAATCATGATGGGTATCCATCGCTGGCTGCGTGCCGGCCTGATCTTCACGCTGGCGGGCGCACTCGGCGCCTGCAACAGCCGCATACCGGATGCGCCAGAGCCGCTGGATCTGGTCAAGCCAATCATCGTTGCCGAGCCCGGTCAGGCGGTGCGGTTCGAGTTCGAGACGAATGCCCGCAACTTCCACCCGGGTCGCACCTATGCGCTCGAGTTGGAAGTTGAGCATCAGGGGCCGGAAGACACCCGCGAGCCCAGCATCGCCACAATGCAGATCCCCTTTGAGGTGTCCCTGCAGCGGTTGACCGCAGGTACTTGGCAGGACGTTGCGACCTACGACAGCTACCAGGCAATGGCTCGCAACGCGGGGGAAGCGCTTCCAGAATGGCATGCATCCAGCGAATGGCGGTATACGTCGCCGCACATGGGGAGTGACGGCCAGTACACGCTGAGCTTGGTTGCTCTGCCAATGGAAATTAACTCCCGCTACCGCGTGGACGTGCGTACGGTGCAGAGGACCGCGGCACTGCAGGATTACTCGGCCCGTTTGCGGATCCATGCCGCCCGTCCCGCCGGAAAGTAATCAATCGCTTGGTTGTGGCGCCCTTGTTCGCTCGCCAGGGTAGAAACTTCATGGCAGGGAGCCAAAGGGTCTGAATCATGCTGGGTATCCATCGCTGGTTGCTTGCCGGCCTGATCTTCACGCTGGCGGGCGCACTCGGCGCCTGCAACAGCCGCATACCGGATGCGCCAGAGCCACTGGATCGGGTCAAGCCGATCGACGTTGCCGAACCCGGCCAGGAGGTGCGGTTCGAATTCGAGACGAATGCCCGCAACTTCCATCCGGGTCGACCCTATGTGCTGGATCTTGAGGTGCAGCGACACGGACCCGCGCCTGACAGTGAGCCTGACATGGACAGTCTTCATGTTCCCTTCCAGCTTTACCTGCAGCGCTGGGTCGCAGGTGCCTGGCAGGACGTCGCAACCTCTGATGTCCATCAAGCAACGACGAGCAATCTGGGTGAGCCGCTGCCCGAATGGCATGCATCGGCAGGCTGGCGCTACGCGCAGCAGGTATCGATGGACGCCAGCCGATATAGGTTGAGCATCGTCACCCTACCGATGGAAATGGGTGCCCGCTACCGACTGGAAGTGCGCACGGTGCAGCCCACCGCCGCGCTCCAGCATTACCCGGCTCAGCTGCGGGTCCATGCCGACCCTCTCTCTGGAAAATAGCCGCTGTCACACCTCTGATGGGAACTGAAGGATTCTTCTTATGGACAAGCCACGTTACGCCGTCGAGATCATCATCGCCGCCCCCGGTACGCCGTTGATAGACAAGAAGACCGGTAGCCAGGAAGTTATTGATGGGGTGCCGCAGACTTCCGGGCCAGGCCACATGTTCTACGTGCTTCGTGCGCCCGGTCAGCAGCCTCAGAGCTATGGGTTTGCACCCATAGAACACGGAAGCGTGAACGGCCAAGGCAAGGTCATGAATGATGATGCGACGATCTACAAGGACCCCCATTACAGCCGCACTCTCGAAATCAGCGAGGAGCAGTACAGGAAGCTTGAAGCGTTCGGCACGTACCCAAGTAAGTACGGCTTCGATCTGCAATACAAGGACGTGCGGCACAACTGCGTGGACTTCACCTGGGAAGCGCTTAACCATGCAGGCATCGAGCGGAAAAGAAGCATCGACGTGAACGCGCTGGGAGGCGGTATTGGCCAATTGCTTCCCGATGTCCGTATTCCCTTGGAGAGCAAGGGCGCAGGCAAGGATGGATTCCGACCGCTGCGCAACATCCATGGTGTGGACAGCATTGATCCGCCGTTTCCGGACAGCGAGCTCAATCAGAAGAAAACCAATCCCTTGCCCGCGCGCAGCTTCCAGCAACGCATCCTGAGCGACGCTGAGGGCGTGGGCGAACGAAGCGGTGATCATCTCGCCAGGCACGGCAACGATTTGCTGCTCTCGCAGATCCACCAGGGCGTGGCCCTGCTCGATGCAGAGCGGGGCCGCGCCTTCGATGCCACCAGCGAGAACATCAGCGCCAGCCTGTACGCCCTGGCCAAAGCGAACGGCCTGACCCAGGTCGACCACGTGCTGGTGAGCGATCGCACGGCGCAGGCCGATGTGGCGCAGAACATCTTCATCGTGCAGGGCGAGCGCGACGACCCGGCACAGCTGCGCGCCAGCATGCCAACTGCGGTGGCCGCGCAGACACCGGCGGAAACCTCGTTCGAGCGTGCCGAGCAGCTGTCGCAGTCTGCGCAGTCGCGCACGCAGGATGAGCTGCAGCAGCGCCAGGTGCAGGAGCAGTCCGGGCCGCGTATGGCCTAGGGCGGCAAGCGCCACGGCGAGCCGGCATTCTCGCGCTGGGCCGCCAGCAACGCTGGAGGCGGTTCAACCCAGGCGGTGTGCCGGGTTCTGCTGCTGTTCCTGCTCACGGGCCTGCTGTTCGGGCAGCTGCCCCATGGCGGGCTGCTGCGGGGCAATGCCCAGCTTCTGCATCGATTGCTCCACCGGCGTCTGCGCCGCCACAGCGGTCGGCATCATCGCGCGCAGGTGCGCGGGATTGGCCGGGTCGCCCTGCACCACGAAGATGTTGTGCCCAGCTGGATGATTGCCCGTGGCGTTGCTGACCAGCACATGGTCGACCTGCTGCAGGCCCTGTTCGCGGGCGAGAACGGTCAGGCTGGCGGTCAGGCGCTCGCTGGTCTGGTCGAACGGACGGCCATGCTGGGCGTCCAGTGCGGCCACGCCCTGACGGATCTGCTGGTTGAGGCCGTACTCGGGGTGGTTGGGGGTGATGTCTGCCATGGCGATCGAACGGTAGCGGTGGGTCGTGGTGGGCCCGGTCAGTATAGATCCGGCCCGTGAAGCACGCCCGAGGGGTCAATCCGCCGCACGATGGTCGTAGCTGATTACCCGTTCGGCCAACCAGCGCCCGTCTACGCGGCGCCAGACCTGGATGAAGCGGGCCTGGCCTACCCAGCGCTCCACGCCGTCCTTGCCGCGTTCATGGAAGCGGTGGTCGCCGATCTCCAGCGCCCGCTCGTCGTGCAAGGGGAACACCTGCAGCGAAGGTTCCACCAGTTCACGACGCAGGCTCCAGCCGCCCTTGCGCGCATTGCTGCACATGTTGGCCACGCTGCGGCGGAAGTCCTCGCGGCTGCTGGCAGACTTGCCGTCCTTGTCATGGAAGAACTCCATGTCTTCGGTGGTCATCGCGGCGGCCCGGTCGGCATCGCAGGCCTCGAAGGCGACGGCGAACAGCTGGGTGTCGGCCTGGCGGATCTGTTGGCGCAGGTCTTCGGCGGGCGACGGTGCGGCAGCGAGACCGGCGGCGAGCAGGGGCAGGGTGAGCAGCAACATGGCGAAACTCCCGGGGATGGTTCACGCAGGCTCGCATGGCATCTGGGCCGCTGCAGCCGACCTGCGACGAAACGAGCTTTCCGCGGAGCGAATGCCCGCATTGGCGGCCCGACCCAGGCGGCGTCGCCTGTGCAGGCGATGTCATGGCGACCGGCGATTCCATCACGGTCGCGATAGGGGCCCGCCACTAGCCTGAAAGCCTCCCCTTCCACAGGAGCTCCCATGCCTGCTTCCCGCATCCGCCTGCACGTTGAAGACACCGGTGGCGACGGTCGCCCGGTCATCCTGATCCACGGCTGGCCGCTGTCCGCCGATGCCTGGAAGACGCAGGTGTCGATCCTGCGCGATGCCCAGTACCGCGTGATCAGCTACGACCGCCGTGGTTTCGGCCGTTCCGACAAGCCGGCCGAGGGCTATGACTACGACACGCTGGCGGCCGATCTGGCCGGGTTGATCGAGGAGCGTGACCTGCGTGACGTCACCTTGGTCGGCTTCTCGATGGGCGGCGGTGAGGTGGCGCGCTATGTGGCCAATCACGGGCAGGATCGCCTGCACAGCGTGGTGTTTGCTGCTGCGGTGCCGCCGTATCTGCTGCGCAGTGACGACAATCCGGAAGGGCCGCTCACCCAGGAAAAGGCCGATGAAATGCGCAGCGGTCTGGAGAAGGATCGCGAGGCCTTCTTCGATGGCTTCACCCGCGACTTCTTCAGCGCCAATGGCCAGTTGATGGTGACCGAAGAGACGCGTCAGGCGGCGATCGCGCTGTGCCATCAGTCTGATCAGACTGCGGCGCTGGGCTGCATGCATTCCTTCGCCACCACCGACTTCCGCGAAGACCTGAAGAAGACCACCGTGCCCACCCTGATCCTGCACGGCGACAGTGATGCCATCGTGCCCTTCGAGCGCTCTGGCGAACGCACCCATCAGGCGATTGTCGGCAGCGAAGTGGTGATCCTGGACGGTGCGCCGCATGGCTGCAACACCAGCCATGCTGATCACTTCAATCTGGCACTGCTGAACTTCCTACGTTGAGTGACGTGATTCCCATTATCTTTGTGACTGGATCGATAATTCTCATCACATTTGGCTGGAGTTAATGAAGACTGATACGTTCGGGTCGATACCGTTGCCGGTACTCCAGCGAGATGAAAATGGCAACGGAACTAGCTTTCAGCATTGAATTTAACGACACCATCAACGCAGAGCGCGCCTACGAGCTGTACTGGGCGGACGTGATTACGGACAAGCGCGCGTTTCTTTGCCCCGAGCACGAGAGTGGCTGTCCAGCAAAGTACACCTGCGCGAACATGGATACCGAGCAGCTTCAATTGAAGCAGGTGCCCCACTTCCGCAATCAGCACGATAGCGAGCTGCACATGGAGGGCTGCCCCCACGTCGCTGAGCTCGACGTGCGGGGATGTAGCGGAGAAAGCCGTCCCAGCGAAGTGGGACAGCCGGCGCCAGACCGATTTCTTCTGACGCGCCCTGTGGGACATTTCGATGTTCGCCAGGGTACAGCGAGTGAGACTGACTTTGGTGCCGGCGGCCGCAGCGGCAGCGGGGAAGCAAGCGGAACGCGCAGCCGTCGCACCCAGTTCTACTCGCTCGCCGCGCTGGTATCGCGCTGGCTCAAGGCCAGGCAGGACAACATGGATGACACGATGATTGTCAGCGCAGGTACACAGGAACCAATGACCTATCGGGAGCTGTTCGAGAATTTCTTCGAGAAGCGTCCTTACCTTTCTGGGAACACGCGCGTGTACTGGAGTAAGGCATGGATCCGGAAGACAGACGATGGCTTCAAGATCATTTTCTGTGAACCGATCACGGCCCTTGTCGGCGAAATGCTGGCGGAACCTTTGCGTCCCTCTGCGATGGTGTGGAACAGCGTCTTGGCGGCATCGGAGATGAAATCCCTGCATGCCAGGCGTCTTCAGCGCTTCGCGGAAAGCGAAGCACCCTGCGTGGTATTCCTCTATGGGACTCCCGCGCTGCAGGAGAAGCACTCACGGACCTATCTGAACTTCGACGTGAAGAGCTTGGATCTTGTTGATGTGCAGGGTACCGATATCTTTGACAGGATCCGACGTCCCCAAGACTGAGTAGCTTTGGCCCATCAGTAGGACCAAGGGGACGCCAGCCTTGGCGTTCCAATGTCCCGCCGGCCGGATTCGTGATACGTGAGTCTCGCTGGCGGGCAGATGTCCGCAAATTGAGCGCAGTGACTTCAAACCAGCGTCATGATTGCCGCTTCATTCGCGAGATTGTCCTGCGTCCGAATCGAGCCTTGCCACGTTCGGGCAGTAGGATGCCGCATAGGGATTGTGAGCCGTACCGGGAGATCATATGAGTGACGTGGCGATGTTGTTGGATGCTGGGCTTCCCGTAGCTGTCGTCGCGGTGATCAGTGGCGTAGTGCTCGGCGCGAAAGTAGTACAGGCGCTATGCGCGTACCTTCGTCAGGGGCGAAAGGAGTGTCTGGAGCTGTGGGATCGCTCAAAGGTAGATGATGCGTTCTGGCTGGAGTCATATATCAACCATCGATACAACGTGCGTTCTCCCCCGGCGGATCTGGTTCGAGCGTGCCTAGAGGCAGGTAATTCGACAACGATGATGAGGGATCTTGTCATGAACTGGCGATTCTTCCAGGGAAATTCCCTGCCTACATTGCGCTGGCGTGGCGCCAGCAGGAACCACCCGATTCTTCTCTGGGTTGAGCTGGCGATGCTCCCTCTGGTCTATTTTGGTTTCGTTGTTCTGGGCCTATTGGTTATCGACAAAGGGGGGGAGAGGGGGATTGTGGCTGCGGGCCCGTTGATTGCATTGGGTGCACTGAGCTTCTGGTCGTTCCTGACATTGATCGGCGCACGAAGAGCGCTATCTGATCTGAGAAGGCAGGATGAAACAGATGAGCGGGTTTCGTTGTCGCATCCGCCAGCCGACAAGCACAGGGCGCTTGGTTAGGATGGTCCTTTGTTGTCATGGATGAACCGATGGTCTCTGCCGCTTCGCGCTTCTGCCGCATCTGTGGTCCCGGCCCGATCCTGATGGTGCTGCAGGTGGTGGCGCTGCTGTCGATGGCGCTGGCAGCCGGCTTCTTCCACTACCGCGTGGATCTGCTGCTTGAGCCGGTGGATGAAACCTGCGGCGGCCCGGATCCGGTGGCACGCATGCAGGTGGCGGAGCAGTTGATGGCCCGTTCGCTCGCGCTTGAGCCTTGGCAGCCGTTGCATTGGATTCCGCTGGCCGGCGTGACACTGGCCATGCTGGGCGCGATGTCGATCAGTCTCTATAGGCTCGGGCGCCTGCCGGGGAGACTGCGTTTGGCCAACTGGGGAATGATGGCACTGCATGGCGCGATACTGGCATTGGCCAGTTGGGCGCTGCGTCTGTACGACACGGCGTGGACCAGCGTGGCGACGCTGTCTCCTGCGGCGTGCCTGGTGGAACTGGGCGAGCAGGGCAGGTTGCCGCTGGCGCAGGCGCAGCAGGTGGTGTTCGAGATCCTCACCCATGAGCATGCGCCGCTGCTGCGCAACCCCGATGATCTTGCCCTGGTGCTGGTCGCGCTGATGCTGACGGCGATGACTGCGGGATTCATGCTGTGGCGGGCGATCGTGCGGATACGCGAGGCGGAGTTGCCTGCGGCGTAGCTGGCTTGGCTGGGCCAATGGCGTATGGCTGATCGCGCACGTGCCGCCGCAGTGCATTGCCGGCTGAGCACTCTTCCTGCCATGGGCCCGCAATCGCGCTACAGTCCATGCCTCGCCCCTGCAAGGAAGTGCTGATGCGTTGGTTGCTGCGTGCTGTGCCGTTGCTGCTGTGTTCGTTGGCGGTACATGCCGCCGAAGTGGACCGCCGGATTGCGGTGACCATCGACGATCTGCCCTGGGCACGGGTGGATGAGATCGTGCCGCCGGATCTGCAGGCACGCCATGAGGCGCTGATGGCACAACTCCGCCAGGCGGGTGTGCCGGTGGTGGGCTTCGTCAACGAGAACAAACTCGAAATCGACGGGCAGGTGCAGCCGGCGCGGGTGCAGATGCTGCGCGACTGGCTGGACGGCGGCTACGTGCTGGGCAACCACACGTATTCGCACATGGATCTGAATGCCAAGGGCGTGCCTGCGTTCCAGCGGGATTTCCTGCGTGGTGAAACGGTGCTGCGGCCCTTGCTGGCCGAGCGCGGACTGAAGCCGCAATGGATGCGCCATCCCTATCTGCGTGCCGGGCGCACGCCGGAAGAACGCGCGGAGATGGACGTGTTCTTCAAGGCGCACGGCTACCGCGTGGCGCCGGTGACGGTCGACAACAGTGAGTGGGTGTGGGCGTTCGCCTATGCCAATGTTATGAACGAACAGCCTGACTCACCCGAGCGCGAGGCGACGCTGGCACAGCTGCGCAAGGGCTATGTGCCCTACATGCTGAACAAGCTGGACTACTACGAGAAGCAGTCGCAGGCGCTGCTGGGCTATACGCTGCCGCAGGTGTGGTTGATGCACGCGAACGAGCTCAATGCAGCCACGTTCGCCGAACTGGTGGCGGCGACGAAGCGGCGCGGCTATCGCTTCATTTCACTGGACGAGGCGATGCGTGACCCGGCCTATGCGCGTGGTGCCGAGGGCTACAGCGGACGCTATGGCCCGAGCTGGCTGCACCGCTGGGCGATGGCCGAGAAGAAGCCGAAAGACTTCTACGCCGGAGAACCGGTGGTGCCGGCGTGGGTGATGAAGCTGGCCAAGGTGGATTCGGAGTGAGGCTCAGCGCTTGACGGCCAGCACACCGTCCAGCGCCAGTTCGGCCTTGAAGCCGGCCTTTTCCAGGCGCTTGGCTACTTCACGCGGCACGTCGCGGCCGCTGGTCAACTTGTTCGGCGCGCCGGTGTAATGGAACAGGCGTCCGCCCTTGCGGATGACGCGGGCGAGGTGGTCGTAGAACACCTGCGAGTACAGCTCGCCGGCGATGCCGAAGCGCGGCGGGTCGTGCAGGATCGCGTCGACACTGTTGCTGGCCACCTGTTCGATCTGCTGCGAGACGTCCCCGTGGCTGAACCGCAGGCGGCCACCGGCCGCAGCCGATTCCGGATCTGGAGACCACGGGTTGAGCGTGCGCAGCCACATCACATCGGCGTTCTTCTCGAACGAGCGGATCTGGCCGACACCGGCTTCCAGCGCGCAGGCGGCGAAGTAGCCCAGGCCACCGCAGGTATCGAGGATGACCTTGCCGGCCGGGGCAACCAGCTCGACCTTGCGGCGCGCGTCCTCGAACGGTGACAGCTTGGAGGTCGGCAGCATCTTGATGCCGTCGATCTCGAAGGTCGGTGCGCCCCATTCGGTCGGCACCAGCTTGATCAGCGAGCCGCTGTAGCGCGAGATCGGTGCGAAGTCCTCGCCGTCCCAGTAGTACAGCGTGCGGTCCTTCAGCTTGCCCGGCCACGGGTAGGCCTGGCCACGGAAGTGGAAGCCGTCGGCGTTCAGGGCCACGCTGTCCTGGCTCCGGCCCAGGTCGAGCGAGCCCTGCCATTCAGCAGCGCCCTTGTCATGGGCACGGCGCAGGTTGTCAGCGCTGTCGCGGGTCAGCAGGGG contains:
- a CDS encoding XVIPCD domain-containing protein encodes the protein MADITPNHPEYGLNQQIRQGVAALDAQHGRPFDQTSERLTASLTVLAREQGLQQVDHVLVSNATGNHPAGHNIFVVQGDPANPAHLRAMMPTAVAAQTPVEQSMQKLGIAPQQPAMGQLPEQQAREQEQQQNPAHRLG
- a CDS encoding YncE family protein, with amino-acid sequence MFRNPLFRSAALAVAVSLSLGVPSAFADNAPTASATAAVQRQAVAKGLYELAYSPKQNAVFVASSGGFGDDAGPAQVLRLNPTTLAVETRIPLERKAFGVVLDDTQNRLYVGNTVDLSVTVVDTAQNKAVGTIQLMEKKTGKDGKAAYTHDLRELVVDSAANRLYLTGHSSQPDVSSVLFVIDTTTLKVVNTIDGLGYAKAPGLALDAANKRVYTSNLLADLVVVGTDSNKVVAQHKIAAEQPMNIALDPAGKRLFVTDQGSEFLRGYQTKSSGLVSKHPGQRVLVLDRSTGKELASIPTDAGPLGILLDAPRKRLYVTNREAGTVTAYNSDSYQKVATYTVPTHPNSLALDAKNNVLFVSIKNGEKDDKGADESVARIQL
- a CDS encoding nuclear transport factor 2 family protein; this encodes MLLLTLPLLAAGLAAAPSPAEDLRQQIRQADTQLFAVAFEACDADRAAAMTTEDMEFFHDKDGKSASSREDFRRSVANMCSNARKGGWSLRRELVEPSLQVFPLHDERALEIGDHRFHERGKDGVERWVGQARFIQVWRRVDGRWLAERVISYDHRAAD
- a CDS encoding alpha/beta fold hydrolase, with the translated sequence MPASRIRLHVEDTGGDGRPVILIHGWPLSADAWKTQVSILRDAQYRVISYDRRGFGRSDKPAEGYDYDTLAADLAGLIEERDLRDVTLVGFSMGGGEVARYVANHGQDRLHSVVFAAAVPPYLLRSDDNPEGPLTQEKADEMRSGLEKDREAFFDGFTRDFFSANGQLMVTEETRQAAIALCHQSDQTAALGCMHSFATTDFREDLKKTTVPTLILHGDSDAIVPFERSGERTHQAIVGSEVVILDGAPHGCNTSHADHFNLALLNFLR
- a CDS encoding XVIPCD domain-containing protein gives rise to the protein MGELTRKDLEILREYADSGNRERYWSYLAHKEHSDGYGLLALGVVRNDNLPGQVANAYAQSQARDQHDRNPALQNRNLTEREWEAFGQTLLHRDLERREHWMEAKRPDLALNLPGRDVQQAHDEAFKRHHLDPNCWTPRVLLEATRKERGEGKAEEVWKEMLNNDVGGTQRAANTLGSAYLAMPFWSATGYVGRLGLYEGSLMAEALPSSDPNVIGSRSSYHMYSEKEQAWYLQVPGSIPLREHNPRIIASLDDARAVRLERAEKATHFHPEDSYRTRLETPKVVMNEPLERDGRETQLAANRPDHANDPVYQQIRGQVASLQAEHGLVLGNNPDGVTARLAVLAKENNLSQVDHVMLGKANGPGGAGQNLFLVQGALDDPAHLRVAISAEQAVQAPVEHSYRQLDALAQRQAQDVESAQQVQRDAMRMA
- a CDS encoding XVIPCD domain-containing protein, with amino-acid sequence MDKPRYAVEIIIAAPGTPLIDKKTGSQEVIDGVPQTSGPGHMFYVLRAPGQQPQSYGFAPIEHGSVNGQGKVMNDDATIYKDPHYSRTLEISEEQYRKLEAFGTYPSKYGFDLQYKDVRHNCVDFTWEALNHAGIERKRSIDVNALGGGIGQLLPDVRIPLESKGAGKDGFRPLRNIHGVDSIDPPFPDSELNQKKTNPLPARSFQQRILSDAEGVGERSGDHLARHGNDLLLSQIHQGVALLDAERGRAFDATSENISASLYALAKANGLTQVDHVLVSDRTAQADVAQNIFIVQGERDDPAQLRASMPTAVAAQTPAETSFERAEQLSQSAQSRTQDELQQRQVQEQSGPRMA
- a CDS encoding XVIPCD domain-containing protein, with amino-acid sequence MEQATRYTATLYLAAPGTPLKSGGISPRGHMYLQVAAGGEAHSYGFAPPRQAPGETRTDVQYAQVRHDDADEHLDPYYSRTLEITEEHYGCLRDFAEEPAEFEFDVDRPATINRCSDFVWAALHYAGLHPLPAPLDGGSNLGEFAVLFNLPEIQCIAAPFPGSDLNAETHHAMPEREAEHHRQGDRASDEPPPTPIEVAGTLLDPSHPDHRLFAQLIQKVAELDAAHGRPFDAASQRISASLLVLAKQNNLSRVDHVLLSQPTKSSHAAESIFIVQGDRNDPGHRRASIATEVAAKTDVADSLRLKEQ